A genomic region of Aspergillus oryzae RIB40 DNA, chromosome 1 contains the following coding sequences:
- a CDS encoding putative sucrose transporter (sucrose transporter and related proteins) codes for MNSKLPGLSMQTVVTELDLTYRRRFSDLKIPEAYESLILDALKGDHSNFVRDDELDASWRIFTPLLHYLDDNKEIIPMEYPYAARWVGSPSIKGRTEAMRMALLTFSLLGLQFTWGIEMTYRSRSKWGRRRPFMIIGSLIVAMCLLVLGWTTEIVGLFVKDAEKANRVTIALAVLSIYAVDFAINIVQACCRSLIVDTLPIPSQQAGSAWATRMSAIGQLISYVIGSIDTVSIFGTTIGDTQFKQMTVIAALSLLIAVLVTCYAVKERVLITARDSEGKAGAFQVMSQLFKTTMDLPPRIQAICWAQFWAWIGWFPFLFYSTTWVGETYFRYEVPKDATHPTDMLGEVGRVGSLSLVVFSSITFFSSVLLPFCVQPPDDRRPRFTPRPPPGIAALLKKITLIRPDLQTTWLISHVMFAATMIFAPLARSRAFATFLVALCGIPWAVSSWAPFAFMGVEINKLALGPTQASRLSGVTMITSSSIRSGAYSDRSGDTEMDVLRLNHNDTDSDSDTEGGASDLPSTGELAGIYLGVLNVYTTLPQFVGTFISWIVFSVIEPGSTKRDASETQWINLDKGSPNAISICLFIGALSTLVAIEATRRLRHVR; via the exons ATGAACTCGAAGCTTCCTGGCCTGTCCATGCAGACTGTCGTGACCGAGCTTGACCTCACCTACCGCCGTCGCTTCTCCGACCTTAAGATCCCCGAAGCTTATGAGTCCTTGATCCTTGACGCCCTGAAGGGCGATCACTCGAACTTCGTTCGTGATGACGAGCTTGATGCCAGCTGGAGAATTTTCACACCTCTTCTGCACTACCTTGATGATAACAAGGAGATCATCCCTATGGAATATCCCTACG CTGCAAGATGGGTGGGTTCGCCCTCCATCAAGGGACGAACAGAGGCAATGCGGATGGCACTCTTGACATTTAGTCTGTTAGGGTTACA ATTTACTTGGGGTATTGAAATGACCT ATCGGTCCCGATCGAAATGGGGAAGGCGAAGGCCATTCATGATTATAGGCTCATTGATTGTCGCCATGTGTTTACTAGTATTAGGATGGACCACAGAGATTGTCGGCCTTTTTGTCAAGGATGCAGAGAAG GCCAACAGAGTTACCATTGCGCTAGCAGTCCTTAGCATTTATGCCGTGGATTTTGCCATCAATATCG TACAAGCGTGTTGTCGGAGCCTGATAGTCGATACGTTGCCTATTCCATCACAGCAGGCTGGGTCAGCATGGG CTACTAGAATGTCGGCTATTGGCCAGCTCATTAGTTATGTCATCGGCTCAATCGATACAGTTAGCATTTTCGGCACCACAATTGGCGATACTCAATTTAAGCAAATGACAGTTATCGCTGCGCTATCCTTACTCATCGCCGTTCTGGTTACTTGTTATGCGGTGAAGGAGAGAGTATTGATTACTGCTAG AGACTCGGAAGGAAAGGCCGGAGCTTTCCAGGTCATGTCTCAACTATTCAAAACTACAATGGACCTGCCCCCTCGCATTCAAGCCATCTGCTGGGCTCAGTTTTGGGCATGGATTG GCTGGTTTCCGTTCCTTTTCTACAGTACCACCTGGGTTGGTGAAACATATTTCCGTTACGAGGTTCCAAAGGATGCGACGCATCCGACCGACATGCTTGGTGAGGTCGGTCGAGTTGGCAGTTTGTCACTGGTCGTCTTTTCGTCCATAACATTCTTCAGCTCGGTTCTGTTACCATTCTGCGTACAGCCTCCAGATGACAGGAGGCCTAGATTCACACCACGGCCTCCGCCAGGAATTGCCGCCTTGCTTAAGAAGATCACTTTGATACGCCCGGACTTGCAGACGACCTGGTTGATCTCACATGTGATGTTTGCAGCTACTATGATCTTCGCACCTTTGGCCCGATCCCGGGCCTTTGCAACCTTTCTAGTGGCCTTGTGTGGAATCCCATGGGCTGTCAGCAGCTGGGCCCCTTTCGCCTTTATGGGCGTGGAGATAAATAAGCTAGCCCTAGGCCCAACGCAAGCCTCGCGTCTGTCCGGTGTCACTATGATTACATCTTCCAGTATCCGTTCTGGGGCCTACAGCGATAGGAGCGGAGATACGGAGATGGATGTGCTGCGTCTCAACCACAACGACACAGACAGCGATAGTGACACAGAGGGTGGCGCCTCCGATTTACCATCAACAGGTGAATTGGCTGGCATTTACCTCGGTGTGCTGAATGTGTATACGACACTGCCACAATTCGTCGGCACATTTATCAGCTGGATAGTGTTCAGCGTTATTGAGCCAGGCAGCACAAAGCGAGATGCCTCGGAGACGCAATGGATAAACCTCGATAAGGGTTCGCCTAATGCCATCTCGATCTGTCTGTTTATTGGCGCACTAAGTACGCTTGTGGCCATTGAAGCAACCCGACGATTACGTCACGTTCGATAG
- a CDS encoding uncharacterized protein (predicted protein): MPFLARVFRIKDSHTPKKTKAPVVEDNGPSKPKWTDAWQRTEVSPEEVQDLLRGCTQELKARGLQTPFLLLPFRPGSDASAARTFIRNYFNQAVQKGSPPKGDALAQELRLTDPIVLCSVLKWCWSRLPGGVVTWEAYELFKVGEQDSQLARDAFSTFIPISVDSDARSKIIFDFFDLLTAIAAHGKSNGLGGRKLSRYAGWWAFEHTDTGNGFEAAYKDWASAADATSHLFFAYLRSLSPDSPRGMSSISTLPIALQTLLQATEYPPETPALLQVSTTKVVMIVDTVSATPFALLRRAKNFEYRDSDSHLQEFARFEDPLRALTDECLRVLKCISSTNQSVGSDPTSSTREASWSRFEDLGFGATLDADVYDDRASSMVSKEFGGGLRSAPQSGGGDLGRPTTPSWADFMSSGFSDDNVFKAPVAPVLLPPDKVLPPINTIRGQSSQSHKRTLDAEPSMDPGELASITTLDLDDSFWWVWISSLAGEEPASRKAVFGRCALLETVIKNTKWLVLEEQVKGAAPEPEPGAYIVEKKSFFGFSTRKRLGRRKSTAKKVSAVEESYKRPENQGPQSKTSIGPDQHARIQAAAAALQRKHREQELAASGETRRNVRDTTYSKTNSVMTLQPAIMNEASHALKWASNYDKGKHAYKAAYMENSLAGTGAPVDELKEASRDNLSPPLSPALSTSTRQAPPPLPKDDVRSSPAPATPQKDSFTSDRDATGQKDSSSAPVEWSTIEPLRKSTEVAENSTGKLKKKPATPGIKSMFGTTKRKPEPESRPPMKSTGAGGSAVAAARAALEDKAKASQEQIVRPSTLKKKPVPGTPAAETPKPVVEAPVIPKPAAETPEPEQPEARVQSEARLQPEPHVPASNSDYHSNQRQAEYDALSRVNTNERTAADSEFSRFDQGPLVEQPAFVPEDSPVSDTFSEKKPVDSAPVEAKNEVSTSPQSNPSHDRWAQIRKNAAERAAQFEHMRMNEDDGGNTSEEESFDARAARIKARVAELTGKMA; this comes from the exons ATGCCGTTCCTCGCCCGCGTCTTTCGAATCAAGGACTCCCATACTcccaaaaagacaaaagccCCTGTGGTAGAAGACAATGGCCCTTCCAAGCCAAAATGGACCGACGCGTGGCAGCGTACCGAAGTGTCTCCGGAGGAAGTCCAGGATCTCCTGCGAGGTTGTACGCAAGAGTTGAAAGCCCGAG GTCTCCAAACACCTTTCCTCTTATTACCTTTCCGGCCAGGCTCCGACGCCAGCGCTGCACGTACATTCATCCGCAACTACTTCAATCAAGCCGTGCAAAAAGGCTCCCCTCCCAAAGGAGATGCCTTAGCGCAAGAGCTACGACTGACGGACCCAATT GTCCTTTGCAGTGTGCTAAAGTGGTGCTGGAGCAGACTCCCTGGAGGAGTTGTCACATGGGAGGCCTACGAATTGTTTAAGGTTGGCGAACAAG ATTCTCAGCTTGCCCGCGATGCATTCTCAACGTTCATCCCCATTAGCGTTGACTCAGATGCCAGGTCTAAAATTatcttcgacttcttcgatCTTTTAACCGCAATTGCGGCGCATGGAAAGTCCAACGGCCTTGGAGGACGAAAGCTGTCTCGGTATGCCGGGTGGTGGGCGTTTGAACATACAGACACCGGCAATGGGTTTGAAGCTGCCTACAAGGATTGGGCAAG CGCCGCGGATGCGACAAGCCACTTGTTCTTCGCGTACCTACGTTCGCTGTCCCCTGACTCGCCGCGCGGGATGAGCAGTATCTCTACCCTACCCATCGCTCTGCAAACATTGCTTCAAGCCACAGAATACCCGCCAGAGACGCCAGCGCTTCTTCAGGTCTCTACCACCAAAGTTGTCATGATTGTCGACACTGTGTCTGCCACTCCCTTCGCTCTTTTACGTCGTGCAAAGAATTTCGAGTATCGAGACAGCGATAGTCACCTTCAAGAATTTGCTAGGTTTGAGGATCCCCTCCGAGCGCTCACGGATGAGTGTCTCCGTGTGCTGAAATGCATATCGTCTACAAATCAATCGGTTGGATCGGATCCGACTTCTTCGACCAGAGAAGCATCGTGGTCCAGGTTTGAAGATCTTGGATTCGGGGCCACGCTGGATGCCGATGTTTATGACGACAGAGCCTCGAGCATGGTGTCAAAGGAGTTCGGTGGCGGTCTGAGGTCCGCTCCTCAGTCTGGTGGAGGCGATCTCGGCCGTCCAACAACCCCTTCATGGGCAGATTTTATGTCTTCTGGTTTCAGTGATGACAACGTTTTCAAAGCTCCAGTGGCTCCAGTATTACTTCCTCCCGATAAGGTCCTGCCCCCAATCAATACAATTCGAGGCCAAAGCTCGCAGTCACATAAGCGCACTCTGGATGCTGAGCCGTCCATGGACCCTGGTGAATTGGCTAGTATTACCACTCTTGATCTGGATGATTCATTCTGGTGGGTGTGGATTAGCAGTTTGGCAGGTGAGGAACCAGCTTCCCGGAAGGCAGTATTTGGACGATGTGCATTGCTCGAGACTGTCATTAAGAATACGAAGTGGCTTGTTCTGGAGGAGCAAGTCAAAGGCGCGGCACCGGAGCCCGAACCTGGTGCTTATATCgtcgagaagaagagtttCTTCGGGTTTTCGACGCGCAAGCGACTCGGGCGCCGTAAGTCCACGGCCAAAAAGGTCAGCGCGGTAGAAGAGTCTTACAAGCGGCCTGAGAACCAAGGGCCACAAAGTAAGACCAGCATCGGTCCTGACCAGCATGCCCGTATTCAGGCTGCAGCCGCTGCCCTTCAGAGGAAGCATCGGGAGCAAGAACTGGCCGCATCCGGGGAAACTAGAAGGAATGTTCGGGATACCACTTACTCAAAGACCAACTCTGTTATGACACTGCAGCCGGCCATTATGAACGAAGCCTCGCATGCTTTAAAATGGGCCAGTAACTACGACAAGGGCAAGCATGCCTACAAAGCCGCATATATGGAGAATAGCCTTGCGGGAACTGGTGCTCCGGTAGATGAACTAAAGGAGGCCTCCAGGGACAACCTTAGCCCACCTTTGTCTCCTGCGCTCAGTACCAGTACCCGACAGGCTCCCCCGCCTCTACCGAAGGACGACGTTCGTAGCTCTCCGGCGCCCGCAACACCTCAGAAGGATAGCTTTACTAGTGACAGAGACGCCACTGGTCAGAAAGATAGCTCCAGCGCTCCTGTGGAATGGTCCACCATTGAGCCGCTTCGCAAGTCCACGGAGGTGGCAGAGAATTCGACCgggaaattgaagaagaagcctgcTACTCCGGGAATCAAGAGTATGTTTGGAACaacgaagaggaagcctGAACCCGAATCAAGGCCGCCAATGAAGTCTACGGGTGCTGGTGGGTCCGCTGTCGCTGCTGCACGCGCTGCCCTAGAGGATAAGGCAAAGGCATCTCAGGAACAAATTGTCCGACCATCCACCCTAAAGAAGAAACCTGTCCCGGGGACACCAGCTGCAGAAACACCTAAACCTGTCGTCGAGGCGCCAGTCATTCCCAAGCCTGCTGCTGAAACACCGGAGCCTGAACAGCCGGAGGCCAGGGTTCAGTCAGAGGCGAGACTGCAGCCAGAACCTCATGTCCCCGCATCAAACAGCGACTACCACAGTAACCAGCGGCAAGCCGAATATGATGCTCTTTCACGTGTAAATACCAACGAACGCACCGCAGCCGATAGCGAGTTCTCGAGATTCGACCAGGGGCCTTTGGTGGAGCAGCCGGCGTTTGTTCCAGAGGATTCGCCTGTGTCCGATACATTCTCTGAGAAGAAGCCCGTCGACAGCGCTCCGGTTGAAGCCAAGAATGAAGTTAGCACTTCGCCTCAGTCCAATCCTTCCCATGACCGGTGGGCACAGATTCGCAAAAACGCCGCCGAAAGAGCCGCCCAGTTTGAGCATATGCGGATGAACGAAGACGACGGTGGCAACACAAGCGAAGAGGAAA GCTTCGATGCTCGCGCGGCTCGTATCAAGGCCAGGGTAGCCGAACTGACTGGCAAAATGGCTTAA
- the rlmA gene encoding SRF-type transcription factor RlmA (MADS box transcription factor), protein MGRRKIEIKAIKDDRNRSVTFLKRKGGLFKKAHELAVLCSVDVAVIIFGHNKKLYEFSSCDMRETLGRYQYFGPPHEHKGPEDFNGRRDDDDDEDETTPAPEEMHPTPPQNNPPMIPTHLPSHPGFQHVNHAPSASPPIGNGLPFDPRHGTPQPQGLSRPSSRNHVRRVSSNIGTQQHHATPPPPQNGFAYMSNPSMYNPNAHHALGQQPRPGQFAHFGPPHGVHHAAPHHQHQPMPPQSMPPHTMPPQAIPPHIQQHPQHPHILAQQTPPMGLSQPSHPQMSQVAQAFMPEQGRSSMPPTFPSEQQQQQQQQAQQQPQQQQQRTVSLPEAPPADQMPGPMKAEDSQSPPQQRSISSKSRSIFTPIDDRGSVLARHFGVGPPTSPRNENSQVKLEFSHNEAKDKKGLNQPVAPPPPPRAATEAPRPQPVPGIKPPVRTNSGQLNTKRPQLKVQIPSENSDRGSATADSSSRDSAGNKTLTPAKANLDGNHSSVVLPPPSPSAGAILSAGAQGPPNPFARPPPPSTAAQNNNAYSSTNNNSNNIETPISALPSRFVPDALLPSPSSFFPEWGFGRSGPDSNILPSPLTFPTPAVQTGPSFAREDDQEKKRKSPDSGPSAEGAPKKAKT, encoded by the exons ATGGGTCGGCGAAAGATCGAGATCAAGGCGATCAAGGATGATCGCAATCGTTCAGT TACTTTTCTGAAACGGAAGGGTGGTCTCTTTAAGAAGGCGCATGAGCTTGCGGTGCTATGCTCAGTAGATGTTGCTGTCATCATATTCGGTCACAACAAGAAGCTATATGAATTTTCATCATGTGATATGCGCGAGACCTTGGGTCGTTATCAATAT TTCGGCCCGCCGCACGAGCATAAAGGCCCTGAGGACTTTAACGGCCGGCgcgatgacgacgacgatgaagatgagacCACACCTGCCCCTGAAGAAATGcatccaacaccaccgcAAAATAACCCTCCGATGATACCAACTCATCTCCCCAGTCATCCCGGCTTCCAACATGTTAATCATGCACCTTCCGCATCCCCTCCCATCGGCAATGGACTGCCGTTTGATCCGCGTCACGGTAcccctcaacctcaaggaCTTTCAAGACCATCTTCCAGAAATCACGTTCGCAGAGTTAGTTCCAATATCGGTACCCAGCAACATCATGCcacaccaccgccgcctcAGAATGGATTTGCCTATATGTCCAACCCTTCCATGTATAACCCGAATGCCCACCACGCTCTAGGTCAACAACCCCGACCCGGTCAGTTTGCGCACTTTGGCCCTCCACACGGCGTACATCATGCAGCGCcgcatcatcagcatcaacCTATGCCGCCGCAATCCATGCCGCCACATACAATGCCGCCCCAGGCAATTCCACCGCATATTCAACAGCATCCCCAGCATCCGCATATCCTTGCGCAGCAAACACCTCCTATGGGTTTATCGCAACCTTCACATCCGCAAATGTCCCAGGTTGCCCAAGCATTTATGCCGGAACAGGGAAGGAGTTCCATGCCTCCCACGTTCCCGTCggagcaacagcagcagcagcagcagcaggcgcaacaacagccccagcaacaacaacagcgGACGGTATCACTTCCCgaagctcctccagcggACCAGATGCCTGGGCCGATGAAAGCTGAAGACAGTCAGTCACCGCCGCAGCAAAGGTCGATATCGTCGAAATCACGTAGTATCTTTACGCCGATTGATGATCGTGGTTCGGTCTTGGCTCGTCACTTTGGAGTCGGTCCACCTACGTCGCCGCGCAATGAGAACTCACAAGTGAAGCTTGAATTTTCACATAACGAAGCAAAGGACAAAAAGGGACTCAACCAGCCAGTGGcgcctccccctccaccacgAGCCGCGACTGAAGCGCCTCGTCCCCAGCCGGTACCTGGGATCAAGCCTCCCGTTCGGACGAACAGCGGTCAGTTAAATACGAAACGTCCACAGCTAAAAGTGCAAATACCCAGCGAGAATTCGGATCGGGGCAGCGCAACAGCAGATTCATCCTCACGCGATTCTGCAGGGAACAAAACACTTACACCAGCCAAAGCCAATCTTGACGGCAACCATTCCAGTGTCGTGTTACCtccgccttcgccttctGCCGGTGCAATCCTCAGTGCAGGCGCTCAGGGACCACCGAATCCATTTGCCCGGCCGCCTCCCCCTAGCACAGCTGCTCAGAATAACAATGCATATAGTAGtaccaacaacaacagcaacaacataGAGACGCCGATATCTGCACTTCCTAGTCGCTTCGTGCCAGATGcgcttcttccttctccatctaGTTTCTTCCCTGAATGGGGTTTTGGCCGCTCTGGTCCGGACAGTAACATCCTTCCTAGTCCTCTGACCTTTCCCACTCCCGCCGTTCAAACAGGTCCCAGTTTTGCGCGTGAAGAcgatcaagagaaaaagcgcaaGAGCCCCGATAGTGGACCAAGTGCGGAAGGAGCAccgaaaaaggcaaagaccTAG
- a CDS encoding MDR family MFS transporter (predicted transporter (major facilitator superfamily)): MTALSNPSDDRDQHDTHTLSNGQVVTGDKIASAELDPSLADTDTSNNHRQSSEEKHANESNGDGTMEKVATGASLGRVPSQAQKLGKKKIVVVMTALCLVLFLAALDMTIISTALPTMASHFNASESGYSWMASSYMLANAAAVPLWGKISDIWGRKRILLLANVAFLVGSLICALAINLPMILVGRAIQGVGGGGIIVLVNICVSDLFSVRERPMYYGLFGSTWAIAGALGPIVGGAFTTNVTWRWCFYINLPIGGVSFVILVLFLKIEAEKTPLLAGLKSIDWIGIVLIMGGTLMFLFGLEYGGITYPWDSATVICLIVFGVVTWAIAMVVEWKVAKYPVIPIRLFTNWHNVLVLLVCFCHSFVFISGAYYLPLYFQTVLLANPIMSGVYVLPNVLSLSFTSACTGFIIKKTGRYRELIVGGLFFMTLGYGLLIDLKYYASWPRIIIYQLIAGFGSGPVFQAPLVALQANIHRGDVAAGTSTFGFLRQTSAAMSIVLGTVVYQNVLQQQMPKISAAIGPEKATALASSFSGSQGDVIRALPEDQKNVVLKAYTFTLSRMWIFYTAIIGFGLLVSLLIRPVVLSKAHTFTKTGLAEQERARQEILAAQRGETQTEPKETV; encoded by the exons ATGACGGCGCTTTCTAATCCTAGTGATGACCGGGATCAACATGATACCCACACACTTAGCAACGGTCAGGTTGTGACGGGCGACAAGATAGCTTCGGCGGAACTGGACCCCAGCTTGGCGGACACCGACACTTCGAATAACCATCGTCAATCTtcagaagaaaagcatgCGAATGAATCGAACGGTGATGGAACGATGGAAAAAGTCGCCACTGGCGCTTCGCTGGGCCGAGTGCCTTCTCAGGCGCAGaagttggggaagaagaagatcgttgTTGTCATGACGGCGCTTTGT TTGGTCCTGTTCTTAGCAGCTCTAGATATG ACAATCATTTCCACGGCCCTGCCAACAATGGCCTCTCACTTCAATGCCTCGGAGAGTGGATATTCATGGATGGCTTCATCGTATATGCTTGCTAATGCTGCCGCGGTGCCCCTCTGGGGTAAAATTAGTGACATCTGGGGCAGAAAGCGCATTCTGTTGCTGGCCAATGTTGCTTTCCTCGTAGGTAGTTTGATCTGCGCGCTGGCTATTAATCTGCCGATGATTCTGGTGGGTAGAGCTATCCAGGGtgttggaggaggtggtatCATCGTGTTAGTGAATATCTGTGTCTCTGATTTGTTCAGTGTCCG AGAACGGCCGATGTATTATGGTCTTTTCGGGTCTACATGGGCAATCGCAGGTGCTCTAGGCCCTATCGTTGGAGGCGCCTTCACTACCAACGTTACTTGGCGTTGGTGTTTCTATATAAATT TGCCCATTGGAGGCGTTTCATTTGTGATCCTCGTTCTGTTCCTTAAGATTGAGGCTGAAAAAACACCGCTTCTAGCAGGTCTAAAATCCATTGATTGGATAGGTATCGTCTTAATCATGGGAGGAACGCTCATGTTCTTGTTTGGCCTGGAGTATGGTGGCATCACTTACCCTTGGGACTCGGCCACCGTCATCTGTCTCATCGTCTTTGGAGTAGTGACGTGGGCTATTGCCATGGTGGTTGAATGGAAAGTCGCAAAATATCCCGTTATACCGATCCGTCTCTTCACTAATTGGCACAATGTTCTGGTCCTTCTCGTCTGCTTCTGCCACAGTTTCGTGTTTATCTCTGGCGCCTACTATCTCCCGCTCTATTTCCAGACCGTGCTCCTCGCCAATCCTATCATGAGCGGTGTCTACGTGCTTCCGAACGTTCTCAGCCTTTCCTTCACTTCCGCATGCACTGGTTTCATCATTAAGAAGACCGGCCGCTACCGCGAGCTTATTGTGGGTGGATTATTCTTCATGACCCTTGGCTACGGACTCCTCATCGACCTGAAATACTACGCCTCGTGGCCTCGTATCATCATCTATCAACTAATCGCCGGTTTTGGCTCCGGTCCTGTTTTCCAAGCACCCCTCGTTGCCCTCCAGGCTAACATCCACCGTGGCGACGTCGCTGCCGGAACCTCCACGTTCGGCTTCCTTCGTCAAACCTCCGCCGCCATGTCCATCGTCCTTGGTACCGTCGTGTATCAAAatgtcctccagcagcaaATGCCTAAGATCTCAGCCGCGATCGGGCCCGAGAAAGCCACCGCGCTcgcttcctccttttccGGCTCTCAGGGCGACGTCATCAGAGCACTCCCGGAAGATCAAAAGAACGTCGTCCTGAAAGCATACACCTTCACCCTGAGCCGGATGTGGATCTTCTACACCGCCATCATCGGCTTCGGACTGCTAGTCAGTCTACTTATCCGACCCGTCGTGCTCAGCAAGGCACACACCTTCACCAAGACTGGTCTTGCAGAACAAGAGCGCGCAAGACAAGAGATTCTCGCCGCGCAAAGAGGCGAAACTCAGACCGAACCCAAGGAGACCGTATAa
- a CDS encoding EF-hand domain-containing protein (Ca2+-binding protein, EF-Hand protein superfamily), whose translation MIGAMQTGPQHHHNQSKPSRPSPNPSSSGVPPRVPVTSAHMNKPLPAPAANQHRTHPLHPSPPPQNYGFGPPPSQPVRNRPQPSSRPPRSPNPPLAVPDDDPQQLFPLFRAANTSHTGSLTEMELGSALVNGDFTSFHPKTVKMMIRIFDRNSSKTISFDEFVSLWRYLAAWRELFDRFDVDRSGRISLQEFENALLAFGYRLSQPFVTVLFTTFESKGRQRNGPAHPAKMGMSFDLFVQACISLRRMTDVFKRYDDDRDGYITVSFEEFLTEILQLQD comes from the exons ATGATTGGTGCTATGCAAACCGGCcctcagcatcatcacaATCAGAGTAAACCGTCTCGACCATCCCCCAACCCCTCTTCTAGTGGAGTTCCACCTCGAGTTCCCGTAACGAGTGCGCACATGAACAAGCCATTACCCGCACCGGCTGCGAACCAACATCGGACTCATCCACTACAcccatcaccacctccacAGAACTACGGATTTGGGCCACCCCCTTCCCAGCCTGTGCGCAATCGGCCCCAGCCTTCGTCCCGGCCCCCACGGTCTCCAAACCCGCCGTTGGCTGTCCCTGATGACGATCCGCAACAACTCTTCCCGCTGTTTCGCGCCGCCAACACATCCCACACCGGTTCACTGACCGAGATGGAGCTGGGCTCCGCTCTCGTGAATGGCGATTTTACCTCGTTTCACCCTAAgacggtgaagatgatgatccgCATATTTGACCGGAATAGCAGTAAGACAATCTCGTTCGACGAGTTTGTATCGCTATGGCGCTACCTTGCCGCGTGGCGGGAGCTTTTTGACCGATTCGATGTCGATCGTAGCGGGCGCATCAGCCTTCAGGAATTCGAGAACGCACTCCTCGCATTCGGATACCGACTAAGCCAGCCGTTTGTGACGGTGCTTTTCACCACATTTGAGAGCAAGGGACGGCAGAGGAATGGACCTGCCCACCCCGCGAAGATGGGAATGAGCTTCGACCTGTTCGTGCAGGCGTGTATCAGCTTGAGACGTATGACGGACGTCTTCAAGCGGTATGATGATGACCGCGATGGTTACATTACTGTGAGCTTTGAGGAGTTCTTGACTG AAATCCTGCAACTACAGGACTAG